From Etheostoma cragini isolate CJK2018 chromosome 14, CSU_Ecrag_1.0, whole genome shotgun sequence, the proteins below share one genomic window:
- the oxnad1 gene encoding oxidoreductase NAD-binding domain-containing protein 1, protein MSSPCFFSSAARSISLPFPAAGLLRGRLLSSCSVIRKMSSKSKMDHLERTASNYRQNALYPAQVCGIINESQTVKRLRLAVHPDFSFKAGQWVDFFIPGVEKVGGFSMCSSPGLLQREGVIELAVKYTKHPPAHWIHTMCTVGSRVAMRVGGDFFFNPSPSDPSVDLLLVAGGVGINPLYSILLHSTDLLRLNHASGGREYNISAHLCYSAKNTQELLFKSSIIEACLEFPDKLSCDLHVTQQSTAVDSHLQPFINHGRITDKELRAHVDPQRTLCFLCGPPPMIEALSKTLTDFGLPKDRILFEKWW, encoded by the exons ATGAGCAGCCCGTGTTTCTTTTCCTCCGCTGCCCGAAGTATTAGCCTACCGTTTCCCGCCGCCGGTCTGCTTCGAGGCCGGTTGCTGAGCTCCTGCTCGGTTATAAG aaagatgTCCTCCAAAAGCAAAATGGACCATCTAGAGAGAACAGCGAGCAACTACAGACAAAAT gctcTGTATCCAGCTCAAGTATGTGGCATCATAAACGAGTCACAGACGGTAAAACGTTTGCGGTTAGCTGTCCATCCAGATTTCAGCTTCAAAGCAGGACAGTG GGTGGATTTCTTCATCCCCGGTGTGGAGAAGGTGGGAGGTTTCTCCATGTGCTCCAGCCCGGGTTTGCTGCAGAGGGAGGGCGTTATCGAACTGGCCGTCAAATACACCAAACACCCCCCAGCCCACTGGATCCACACCATG TGTACCGTGGGCTCCCGGGTGGCCATGCGGGTCGGCGGGGACTTCTTCTTTAACCCATCGCCCTCCGACCCCAGTGTGGATTTGCTGCTGGTGGCCGGCGGCGTAGGGATCAACCCCTTGTACTCTATCCTGTTGCACAGCACAGATCTGCTACGTCTCAACCACGCCTCTGGTGGGCGGGAATACAACATCTCTGCCCACCTCTGCTACAGCGCCAAAAACACCCAGGAACTGCTCTTTAAG AGCTCCATCATCGAGGCGTGTCTGGAGTTCCCTGACAAGCTCTCCTGTGACCTCCACGTCACGCAACAGAGCACAGCTGTTGACTCGCACCTCCAGCCATTTATCAACC ACGGGAGAATCACAGACAAGGAGTTGCGGGCTCACGTGGACCCGCAGAGGactttgtgtttcctgtgtgggCCCCCGCCCATGATCGAAGCACTTTCAAAAACCCTCACGGACTTCGGCCTCCCGAAAGACAGAATCCTCTTCGAGAAGTGGTGGTAG
- the rftn1a gene encoding raftlin, with product MGCRLPKLRKAEERRSPGNIYSTLRRPQVETKVGVAYTYHFLDFLLGKEEVPVSSVLCLSSVRELPVQVRELYAQGFVLVAVHPFVHSCGPRHAHIQRQLHRAVLVRETPSSEKSQLRWARHRLETDVCVAGHQAADPEVIQSYVKKIQDVAEQGVMFVGFLQQPGGGPCYMGNLDAEELSSLHSSPSPIHRHPFSANNSPTDPPEPHHNDTEPDHYRFEPQELDRGGVEHNTGDHKPREPDFSPLKPNHSLELNQDETNEKIQTLQINLKESLESTKQTQDHGKPSVDTVEWCPNQNPISWTETEGVIRQQKGHLPDLKESTEKHCNLSNQREIESSSSESWPSSPELDRTHDRKSSSICTDEQSRVTHNNNHIRLKSPEKDENGTSPPAQGRMQLFALYNHTGELNTSLRFYSLRVPLQVQREAGLITEVDTHWLDHMTQHFTSGSHLIDGFFQLGDDNNNGVSSVDSVFIFQSSAEETTNTAYDAIVVEQWTVVDGVVVKTDYIPLLQSLAPYGWRLMCVLPTPIVKTNSDGSLSTKQILFLQRPVLQRKRKDFKMLNLRGRSKAKKTTGETQEERENRSPLMETEMDRLRRNTDEEEEEAEGWKSRYRGRNEGASYQRGREDRGEDARHQKGFSFLSGSRASLEEQEEETDIDKNSLSEQENSTRWTNVCQRDDGGVKEEVKTDERIKQQLFSGVC from the exons ATGGGTTGTAGGCTTCCAAAGCTGAGGAAGGCAGAAGAGAGGCGAAGCCCGGGCAATATCTACTCCACCCTTCGACGGCCTCAGGTTGAGACTAAAGTGGGCGTGGCATACACCTACCACTTCTTGGATTTCCTGTTGGGAAAAGAAG AGGTGCCGGTGTCATCGGTGCTTTGTCTCTCCTCAGTCAGAGAGCTACCGGTTCAGGTCAGGGAACTCTACGCGCAGGGTTTTGTCCTGGTCGCTGTCCACCCATTTGTCCATTCTTGCGGCCCTCGTCATGCACACATCCAGCGCCAGCTGCACCGGGCCGTTCTGGTTCGAGAGACTCCAAG TTCAGAGAAAAGCCAACTAAGGTGGGCAAGACATCGTCTGgagacagatgtgtgtgtggcaggtcACCAGGCTGCTGACCCAGAAGTGATCCAGAGTTACGTCAAGAAG ATCCAGGATGTAGCAGAGCAAGGGGTGATGTTTGTGGGTTTTCTCCAGCAGCCGGGCGGAGGACCCTGCTACATGGGCAACTTGGATGCTGAAGAGCTGTCCTcgttacattcaagcccttCACCCATACATCGACACCCCTTTAGCGCAAACAACAGTCCGACAGATCCTCCGGAGCCACATCATAATGACACAGAGCCTGACCACTACCGCTTTGAACCTCAAGAGTTAGACCGTGGAGGTGTAGAACATAACACAGGGGACCACAAGCCAAGAGAACCGGACTTCAGTCCTCTGAAACCCAATCACAGTTTAGAGCTCAACCAAGATGAGACCAATGAGAAAATCCAAACCTTACAGATCAACCTCAAAGAGTCATTGGAATCAACGAAACAAACTCAAGATCACGGCAAACCCAGTGTAGACACGGTTGAGTGGTGTCCAAATCAAAATCCAATCAGCTGGACAGAAACGGAAGGTGTGATCAGACAGCAGAAGGGCCATCTACCAGATCTTAAAGAATCCACAGaaaaacattgcaacctttCCAAccagagagaaatagaaagttCAAGCTCCGAGAGCTGGCCCAGCTCTCCTGAACTGGATCGAACCCATGATAGGAAGTCCAGCTCTATCTGCACCGATGAGCAAAGCAGAgtgacacacaacaacaaccataTCCGGCTCAAGAGTCCCGAGAAAGATGAGAATGGGACGTCACCACCAGCGCAGGGCA GGATGCAGCTCTTTGCCTTGTACAACCACACAGGGGAGCTGAACACTTCTCTGAGGTTCTACTCACTCAGGGTGCCACTGCAAGTACAAAGGGAAGCAGGGCTAATCACAGAAGTTGACACACACTGGCTTGACCACATGACTCAGCATTTTACCAGCGGCTCGCACCTCATCGACGGGTTTTTTCAACTTGGAGATGATAACA ACAACGGGGTTTCATCTGTGGATAGTGTGTTCATCTTCCAGAGCTCCGCAGAGGAGACCACAAACACCGCCTACGATGCAATTGTGGTTGAGCAGTGGACCGTTGTTGAT GGTGTTGTGGTGAAGACGGACTACATCCCTTTGCTCCAGTCTCTGGCTCCGTATGGATGGAggcttatgtgtgtgttacccaCACCAATTGTTAAGACCAACAG TGACGGGAGTTTGTCGACCAAGCAGATCCTTTTCCTTCAGAGACCCGTTTTGCAGCGCAAGAGAAAAGACTTCAAG ATGCTGAACCTCAGGGGTCGcagcaaagcaaagaaaaccaCTGGAGAAACgcaagaggagagagagaacaggtCCCCTCTgatggagacagagatggaCAGGTTAAGAAGAAACacagacgaggaggaagaagaggcaGAGGGGTGGAAGAGCAGGTACAGAGGTAGGAACGAGGGAGCGAGTTATCAGAGAGGTAGAGAGGACAGGGGAGAAGATGCACGGCATCAAAAGGGCTTCTCCTTCCTGTCGGGGAGCAGGGCTTCTCTcgaggagcaggaagaggaaacaGACATTGACAAGAACTCATTGTCTGAGCAGGAGAATTCGACGAGATGGACCAATGTGTGTCAGAGAGATGACGGAGGGGTGAAGGAGGAGGTGAAAACGGATGAGCGGATCAAACAGCAGCTGTTTTCTGGCGTCTGTTGA
- the LOC117956864 gene encoding proline-rich protein 15-like protein has protein sequence MTDRIPWWKAFLPKKKSGGPKDTSTPYTLDPDYDPFAQTEKQKDPAASKTSGDQSLSQQESSSLASDDTYDDSRLESVFNEQTCRRNMKVSRSGRFKEKRRVRSSLPLQEKET, from the coding sequence ATGACAGATAGGATCCCGTGGTGGAAGGCATTCttgccaaaaaagaaaagcggAGGCCCTAAGGACACCAGTACACCCTACACCCTCGACCCGGACTATGATCCTTTTGCACAGACTGAGAAGCAAAAAGACCCCGCAGCCTCCAAGACCAGCGGCGACCAGTCCCTGTCTCAACAAGAGAGCTCCAGCCTCGCCAGTGATGACACCTACGACGACTCCCGGCTGGAGTCGGTCTTCAATGAGCAGACGTGCCGCAGGAACATGAAGGTGTCACGCTCAGGTCGATTTAAGGAGAAGCGGAGAGTGCGCTCGAGTCTTCCTCTACAGGAGAAAGAGACTTAG